From the Acidobacteriota bacterium genome, one window contains:
- a CDS encoding Fic family protein, with protein sequence MTADNVSRYVVPQRWVHYDPPAVFHRLVEAKTGGGVLNQMPYLPQWIEEAHAEQLRLEAAGTSRIEGAEFTQREQDEALAATLTATTRLTRSQRQLRAADATYRWLRSRPAEQPVSADFIREIQRRIVTGCDDDHCEPGRTRPDAWNVTFGTPRCRGAEGGRECSEAFEGLAAAIAGEFQRHDRLIQAIAAHYHIGAMHPFGDGNGRTARALEAFMLRRAGVNDVIMVSLSNYYYEHKDEYLTALYETRENGHDLTPFLKFALPAVAERCNVVAEAIATNHRRVLFREFARSLFGKLRSPRRRVLAQRQLQILEILLDVGPSTGYELGQRIGGLYKDLKHPRRAATRDLIGLLEMSAVAIEDKHISPNLDWPRESSESELLDRYENLPSAVTASHPAMAQLSQLFGRRGMRKRYS encoded by the coding sequence ATGACTGCCGATAATGTCAGTCGCTATGTGGTCCCCCAGCGATGGGTGCACTACGATCCCCCTGCCGTCTTCCACCGGCTGGTCGAGGCCAAGACCGGCGGCGGCGTCCTAAATCAGATGCCATATCTACCTCAGTGGATTGAGGAGGCGCACGCGGAGCAGTTGCGATTGGAAGCGGCCGGCACATCGCGCATTGAAGGCGCCGAGTTCACGCAACGCGAACAGGACGAAGCTCTCGCCGCCACCCTGACTGCGACGACTAGATTGACCCGTTCCCAGCGTCAACTTCGCGCCGCTGACGCCACCTACCGCTGGCTGCGTTCAAGACCTGCCGAACAGCCGGTCAGCGCCGATTTCATCCGGGAAATCCAGCGGCGCATCGTGACCGGATGCGACGATGATCATTGCGAACCGGGCCGGACACGTCCTGACGCGTGGAACGTCACCTTCGGGACGCCACGCTGCCGGGGTGCCGAGGGCGGCCGTGAATGCAGCGAGGCCTTCGAAGGCCTCGCTGCCGCCATCGCCGGAGAGTTCCAGCGTCACGACCGTCTCATTCAGGCTATTGCCGCTCACTACCACATCGGCGCCATGCACCCCTTCGGCGACGGAAACGGCCGCACCGCCCGCGCCTTGGAAGCATTCATGCTGCGGCGGGCCGGGGTCAACGACGTGATCATGGTCAGCCTGTCCAACTACTACTACGAACACAAAGACGAGTACTTGACCGCTCTGTACGAAACCCGCGAAAACGGACACGATCTGACGCCGTTTCTGAAGTTTGCGCTGCCGGCGGTGGCCGAGAGATGCAACGTGGTTGCCGAGGCCATCGCCACCAATCATCGCCGAGTGCTGTTCCGGGAATTCGCCAGATCGTTGTTTGGGAAACTACGAAGTCCCCGCCGGCGCGTGCTGGCCCAGAGGCAACTGCAGATCCTGGAGATTCTATTGGACGTTGGGCCCTCCACTGGGTATGAGCTAGGACAGCGTATTGGAGGGCTCTACAAAGATCTTAAACATCCCCGTCGTGCGGCGACGCGGGACCTGATCGGTCTACTTGAAATGTCCGCCGTCGCGATAGAAGACAAACATATCTCGCCCAACCTCGATTGGCCGCGAGAATCTTCGGAATCGGAATTGCTGGACAGATATGAGAATCTCCCGTCTGCCGTAACGGCTTCTCATCCAGCGATGGCCCAATTGTCTCAGCTCTTTGGCCGACGTGGAATGCGAAAGCGATATTCGTAA